The Miscanthus floridulus cultivar M001 chromosome 6, ASM1932011v1, whole genome shotgun sequence genomic interval AGACGCTGGTGTATGAAGAACAGACTTGCCACGACATGAAATAGGAAGATGTGCACCATTGCCAACTGTAATGGAAGAGTGAGGAGGAGAATGATGAGAGAGGAGTATACTATCCGAGGAGCTCATGTGGGAGGAGGCGCCGGAATCCAGGACCCAGAGATGCTGGCCCTAGAGATGCATCTGATTGAGTGCAGCAACAAGACCATCCTGGTTCCACATGGGAGCTGGTGGAGAGACATGGAGCGGCGCAAATGTTGTGGGGGCTGTAGAGGCGCGAAGGCTGTGTGAGCCTGAGGAGGAGGGGCGCCAAGCACGCCTGGGCGCCAGCCGGCCTGCTGAGCCGAAGGAGGGCCCTGTGGTGCCCATGGATTGTAGCAAAGCCAAGGGCCCATGGGGCGGTATTGACCAGTTTGGCCAACGCCGCCGCGCTGCTACGTAGAGCCGCTGTTCTAGCGCCGgcccttgcccttgcccttgctGCCGCTGTTGTTGCCACCGACGCCGCCCTTGGTGCTGCCGTAGCCGGTCACGTGTGGGTTGTGTGGACCTCTAGAGTTGGCTGTGGCAGCGAGAGCACGGCACCCGCCTGGGCTGGTGCAGCCAGAGCTGGCGGTGGTGAGGAGGGCGGTGCTGGCGACCGTCTTTTCATCATTGGCGAGACGGAGCTCCTTTAGGGCCAGCATGTCATGGGCCCTAGTGAATGTGGGAAGGACAGCGGAGTTGGCGATGTCCTCGGTGGTGTTGGAGAAGCGAGGATTGATGCCGCACAGAAGGGCGAGGACGAGCTACGAGTCTTGGACAGGATGGCCGATGTCGCGAAGAGCGGCGGCCTTGATCTTTAGCCGCTGGCAGTAGGCCGATATGGTGCTGTCACCTTGCACCATGGAGTGAAATTcattgaggaggaagatgacgcgTGGCTCCCGGTTGGCACAGAAAATCCCTTCAATGGCCACTCACAGATCACGGGCGGTGGGATCGGCACCGTCCATGGCGAGGTCGAGGACGGAGTCGTCGACGGAGCCGGAGATCCAGCCCCAGACGCAGCACTCCGCGGCATCCCACTAAGGATCATCAGGATGAGGAGGAGCAGAGCCATCGATGTGGGAGcgaaggccgaacttgccgcacaGCGACTTGAAGAAGAACACCCACTTGGAGTAGTTGGATTGCAGGTCCAACGTGAAAGGGATGTGGGACTTGCCATTGACCATGGCGTAGTTGTGAGCCACGATCGGGGCAGCAGCGTCGGTGCTCATGGCAGCCATGGTTGGGGTGCCTGTCGCGGGCAGGGTGCCGGCGCTGGTagccgaggaggaggaagaggctaTCGGAGATGAGAGGGGGAGTAGAACAGTCGGTGAGGGTGGacgggtgaagggtcgagatggcggactagagggggggtgaatagtcttttctaaaattaatcgcgtcggctaaccgatacaaatgcgaaattaaaactatcggtctagccaagactatacccccactatatatgttcactagcaccttgtaaagataacaattatgcaacaaacgtgccgggctagttagagctctcctaaccaattctagaagcaaggtcacacaaacctatgccactagtactttaagctaaagggagctcctacacatgctagtaagcaaaagcacaaagctaactaagctcactagcaatgctcaataacaaggcaaccaatgcctaattagagagcgcaaagacttagctacacaaactaagtaatatgactaacaaggttacacaaaccaaattagccacgcaagggagctacttctatgctacacaagcatgaaggtaattagcaagctacacaagctaactaattacaaaagcaacaacacaagcttaatgtatatgaaagtaaacgcaagcttgtgtaacggagatgcaaaccaacgggaagaacaaggttgacacgatgatttttctcccgaggttcacgtgtttgccaacacgctagtccccgttgtgtcgaccgctcacttggtggttcggcggctaattggcatcacccgccaagcccgcacgtcgggcgccgcaagaacctaccccttgagtgagggtagctcaatgacacgctttactagagttgctcttcgcggctcccgcggggcgagcacaatgcccctcacaagcacttctccggagcgccgcacaagcttcttgcgggcttcgacggagaccaccaccaagccgtctaggaggtggcaacctccaagagtaacaagcaccaccggcttgcaactcgatcacctagtgccactcgatgcaacctcacgatgcaatcgcactagaatcgctcactcacacaatcggatgatcactatcaagtatatgtgtgatggagggctcccaagcactcacaagcatggacactaagtcccttgaggtgctccacaccagccatggccgagggccacttctatttatagccccaagggctaaactagccgttaccccttcactgggcaacggtcgggacgaccggacgctccggtcgtgttgaccggacgctggacctcagcgtccggtcgcccgcagacgaccacgtgtcccgattccaacggtcacttgacctgatcggacgcagcagtttcaactgaccgaacgctggaccctcagcgtccggtcatttccagtaagctcccgagcatgaccggacgcgtccggtcgaacgcgatcggacgcagccagcgtccggtcactctccagctactgctacactccacgtcagcgcgaccggacgtagcctgccagcgtccggtgcattcagatccagcgtccggtgcttaaccctaagcactgtgccgaccgacagcctgaccggacgcactacttcagcgtccggtcgtttcggactcagcgtccggtcactgttaaacAGTTAGACCGAATCCCTTtctcctctaacttcttcaccctcgctccaatgtgccaaccaccaagagtttgcatccggcgcaatagaaaatagacattccattttcccgaaagtgcCGACaccccatctcacccctgcaaacaccacctcctttgtaaatgtgccaacaccaccaagtgtacaccatcatgtgtatgtgtgttagcattttcacaatcatttcccaaaggatgttagccacttaacttgccacgccactcgatcctagcgacaatgcaaagttagatcactcgagtggcactagatgaccgatatgcaaacaagtttgcccctcttgatagtacggtcatctatcctaaacccggtcataaacttctctacacacctatgaccggtgaaatgaaatgccctaggttatacctttgccttgcgcattccattccatctccttcaatgtcgatgcaacacatgcaccaacacgatcaacaatgatatgatccacttcatatcatcacatgatcatattggttcatcgatcttgactctacttgctcttcaccgttgccatcgtccatcggcgccaagtcttgctcaagcttcaccgccacgcggtccatcactccaaagccttcgacttgcccttcacgcttgcaaccggtccatcaagccaagtcttgtcttgatcttctccacattgatcacatgactcaatgtcatgtttcatgtgcaataagctccttcatcatcacatgtgtgagctttgcaacatctccaagccattttcaccttcatggcatatgttgctcacacacatgtacctgtggactaatcacctgtgtatctcatataaacacaattagtccacctaggttgtcactcaattaccaaaaccaaacaaggacctttcaacgggtGCGAGGGAGACGCGCGCGTTGGGCTGCTGCACGAGCAGGAAGGGTCGCGCGGGGGAAGGTGCGATCAGGGAGAGTCGCAGGGGAGGAAAGGACAGAAAAATAGGATCTGATACTCTGATACCATGTAGAGACACACCTCACACCCAATATGGGGGGTGACCttcatatatatagctaatatggTTGGGTATATAAGAAATACAATCAAGTATACATAGCAGGTGCTAATCATAGCTAATCACACATAGACTTGCCTAATAGTATTTTGTAACTGGAGATGGTTCTTTCCTATGGTAGAATAGATTCACATGATTCTTCCTTTCTTTTCAGATGCTTCTTTTAATTGCCGATCTTTAGATGCTATGATTACTTTCTTGTTTGATAACAAGTGATTATACCTCACAAACATGGATTTAAAGTTAGCTTATGGAGAGAACCCACGCTAAGCTATTGCTATTTTTTTCGCTATGTCAACTATGACCTTTATATTGCGCTTTGGCGCTGCTAAATTGTTTGGTTGTTGCTTTGAAATAGTGCTGCTATTTCAATTTTAGCTATAAGAGTGCCAATTTAGTTATTATCTATTTATATTTTGatgctaagttggtcttttgaaaaattgaacacttGAGTCTCATGTGCCATATTAAGTAATGTTTCCTAGACTCCTGATGCCTTGTAAATatatttgtgccatcaaatttcATGATTCTAATATTTTTGTGAATCAATTACTTGTATTTTTCATGGTTATCTTAAAACCGCTATCTGTTATAGTTCCGTTACAGCTGTGCTATACTTTATAGCTTCTAGAAAAAAGATGTCGCTATTTGCTATAGCCCGCAATTTAAAACCTTGCTCACAAATCATAGGAATATATGCCCAGTTTGGTTTTGGAGTTTATCATTTTGTTAAGGAGTAATAAACCAATAACGCAACCCATGTTTTAGCGAAGTATTGTGGTACGACCGGGAAAAAAAAATCCATGGATTAAATCTGCTCCTGATTTTTACTGTCGTCGGCGAACGATCTTGCCACCCTAGGATTCTTTCGTAGGCGCCGCAAAACACGAATCCTTACGTTCGTTGGGTCGCTGAAAATGTTAACCTGAAGGCAGCCCATTGTTGAAGGATAATCAAAGAAATTCTCAGCCCAACCCAGTACTGCCCAAGTCTTCAGCTGCTTCATTTCCCGTTAGGCCGTTTATGGGCCTAAATACTTAAAACTGAAGATGGGCTGTTGAAAGTACAATACACCAAATTTACCAGGGCAAGCTACCAAACAGGCTCCAAATCTGGAAAAAGAAAGGGAAACCAACAGATCTACAATCCATTGTTGAATTTCATGCGTGCTAACTTGGGCCAAACCTATGGCTACAGTTGGTTACTTGCAATATTGGTCCACAATCATCTCTAAAAACATGAGTGCAGTGGGAAGAAAACTTGAGGCAGAATAGTCATTTTAGTCCCTAACTACTTCCTccattccttaatataagccatatagtttttagcactaaTATTAACGCATGGCTTGggaaaggatgtgagaccgaggaaaaaaaggaaaatcaggccatattctctctcccaatcagattgcttcctaaatctaagggattggttggggcatgtgctatgtacggtgggaaggttttcaaactaatcggcgtgggagctgatacatacctatattttggaattttctttagaaatctatatggcttatattaaggaatggagggagtaataattATCACCTGTGACTCAGTTTCGTCCCTAAACTTCCAAGACGATTGTTTCGGTCCTTAAAGTTTACTTTTGGGCTTAGTTTCATCCATGAACTATCAAGGTGTGTTTCACTCCTCAAACTTTTCCTTTTAGTTTCATCCATGTATGTCAACTATCGGATACCATGTTGGTGCTGGAACCATTCGTCTACATCCCTGAAGAAACGATCCGAGAGGCGCTCAAAGTTATTCTTGGTACCGGCATTCACTGATACTTCCTCTTCTCCTGTTTCAATCTATTCAGACGTAAGAAACCAGCCAGTGCTCATCCACTGCAAGAGAGGCAAGGTAAGCCTCTTGCATTCCAGTTCAGCATTTTCCTTCCACGATACTACGCGGCGAGTGTTTTCTTTCAGCACCGGACTGGCTGCGTCGTCGGATGCCTGAGGAAGCCGCAGAAGTGGTGCCTGTCTTCAGTGTTCGATGAGTACCTGCACTTCGCGGCGGCGAAGGCGAGGAGCACTGACCAGAGGTTCATGGAGCTGTTCGACGCGTCGAGCTTGATGCACCTGACGGCCTCACAGTATTGAGCACTGACCAAAGCCAGTGGTTTCCAAGCGGTCCCGATCCTGCAACCATGCTGCATCAAGCGACAAGCTGTTTTCCGCTGTTGTTTCCGAAGCAACTCGGCAGAGAATAATGCTGGAACCATGAGTGTCTCCGGTGAGAATCGATAGGCAATGGCCTTAGGTTTTGTTGTGTGAGTGCTGTGGTTGCTTCGTGTTCGACTGATTTCAGATTCTGAACTGGTGATTTCTATAATGAACACTGGGAGTGGGAGTAGCACGACCTGCGTTACCCTTGAACGTTGTACACTGAACATGCCTGAACTCTGAATTGAAGAAGATGTTTCGACGCCCTGAATGGACCGGCTAACAGGGTCGCAGACACTGTCCGCGTTTTCAGAGGAAATGGACGGCAGATTCTCACTCCAGTGCCAAATCCAACGGATGAGCGTCCCAATCGGGCCCTATAAACAAGGACACAAAACCACGACGCCGGGAAGAGCCCCGACCGAGCCCGGCGCCGCCCCCACCGCTTGTCCCAAACCTCTAAACCctagagcggcggcggcgatggcccCCAAGCGCTCGGCTCCACCTCCGCCGCCTCCGCCCCCGGTTGCCTCCTCTGAGGATACCGCCTCTGGTTCGGgctccgaggaggaggaggagatcgcCCACTCACCGCCTCCGGCCGCTCCCAAGAGCATTGCTCCGCCGCCGCAGAAGGACCAGGAACCCGAAGCGTCCGATGAGGATGAAgatggcgaggaggaggaggaggaggacgaagaagaagaggacgagaAGGCCAACCACGTGATCCCTTCTTCCGCCACCAGGcacccgcctccgccgccgccgactcGCGAGGAATCCGAGACTTCcgacgaagaagaggaggaggaggaagcggaGGCGGACGACGAGATGCCGCAGGTGAAGCCCGCTCCAAGTCAAGAGATGAAGGCTAAGGGCGCAAAGCGGCCGAGCGCGCCGTTCCAGCGCACCTGGTCGACTGACGACGAGTTCACCTGGAGGCCCTCGCTGTGCACCTCCTGGAGCACGGCACGCTGCCTCCAACAGACGTGCTGGCCAACGCTCTCGCTGGCAAGCTCGACAACAGTGCCTGCAGCCTCTCCGAGCTCAAGAGGAAGGTGAAGAGGTTGCAGAGCCGGAACACCAAAGCGGTCAAGAAGGGCGCGCTGCCGAGCAAGGATCACGACCGCCGTCTCTTCGACCTCTTCAAGAACATCTGGCCTTCGGTTACCAAGGCGGTGCCTACCAAGGCGGCGGCTAACAGTGGCGCTGGGAGGGAGCCTGACGAGATGTGTGAGCTGTACCCATACCTTGCGGAGGAGGTGAAGGCGCTTCAGAAGGCACACCCGGGCTTGTTCAAGCGGGAGTTCACGATGATCGGCGATAGCAAGGCCCGTGCACTGGACGAGAAGATCAAGAAGCAGAGGCATGCACAGATGAAACTGCATCTGCGCCGCCACGACCTGACCAAGGAAGTGACCAAGACGCTCATGGACCTGGCTGAGTGATAGGGTGGACTAGGCTGAGCAGTATCTAGGCATTCTACTTTATGGCATTCAAATGCATTGATGCTCGATTACCAGCAAATTTTGTATCCTATACTGAAGTGCGGTAGCTGAATCTCGACTTTGTTATCTAGCTGGTGTTGAGTTTTTTGTTGTTCATGGTGATCGAGACTTGTTGCAGTGTCAGTGTTAAGTCAGGAAGTGCCTGGATGATGTTCAGTTATTCTGTTTTGTTGTTGGTTCTGAACTAGGCAGGATAACTTTTGTAGTCTAAATTTGTCAGTCTGAGCTCTAGTAATGTGGAAATACTATGTTACTGTAGTAATATGGAAATACTATGTTATTCGGAACCCTGACTCCCCGAGGACTTCACCACACCCCCGTCTGTGATGCCATTTCTTGATGTTGGCTAGCATTATATGAGATCAATTTATCATTTTCATAGGAACTCCAGAGTTCACAAAATTTCTATTATCAAATGCAGCCAACAGGCAATTTGGTGGGAAAACATTGAGACAGTTTCGATGAACATCCGGTGCAACACAATATTTCAGAGACTGACTTCTAACATGTCTTTTACAGTGATGGCTTTTTCTTTGCTGTGAAGGAAGTATCATTAATGGACCGAGGACTCAATGCAAAACAACGCAGTCTGTAGCTTGAACATGTGAGTTATGAATTATGCATGCTTGAGAATTATGCTGATTACGCTGCTTCAAACATGTTTCTCAATCATCCAATTATTTTTCTTGACTTCCACTGATAATAGGTAATTATTTTGTTTCACTGTTTCAGGAGATATCTCTCTTGAGTCGTTTGGAGCATGAAAATATAGTTCAGTATTTTGGAACAGATAAGGTACTAAACTCATTTCTATAGTCATGAAATTCATTTCCAGAATAAAACTATGATAAGCATACATTTATTTTCTATAATAAAATTTGCTCTATGTGGTGATTGCTTTAATTTGTTGTGCTCTGTTTTGTGCTCTCCTTTTGTTCATATTACATTCTATCTTCAAGTATATGGCAGCTGTCCATCATGAACGTTTTTTAATGTTAAATTTGTGGGACAAATTCTTTGCAGAAAGGTGGGAAACTATATATTTTTTCTTGATGCTAGGCTAGGGTTCGCCGGATGCCGGTTCAGGGAGACAACGCGGAGTCGCGTGCGGCTTCCCTCCCGACTCCCGTGAGGCCGTGACCACGAGTGAGCGTGGGGGAGAGGAGTTGGGAGCAGGCTTTGTTGGGCCTGCGGGTGAGAATATGGGCCCCTGGACCTCGTTGGGCCTTCGGGGGAGGAAAACGAGAAGATGTTCGGCCGTCATTATAGGCCGGCTTATAAGCCGGTTTATAAGTCATGGTACAacatttttctctcccaacaaatttGCCATATAAATTAGCATATGCGACTTTACGAGCAACCGAACAGAGATTTTTTTTGGGCTGATTTGCTGTTTACTCAGGCTATGATAGCGAAACGACATCGTAATGACGCCGAGTTAGCCGTTGAAGCAACCGTGGAAGGAAACTCCGGTGAACTCGCGCGTGTAAACCTAAACACCTTCTGTCATAAAAGTTCGTTTGGACGTGGATTCGTTGTTGCTTTCCTTGTATCTTTCTTTTACCGTTGCTTATTAAAATCTCTTTTCGTTTGTAAAAAAAACAGTGAAGAATTATTTAATCCCTGACAATCTTAAACTGATGAAGTGAAAGGTTGTACATACCACGTTGTTTCCTTGTAACGGAAGTGCTAGCATCTAGACGTCCGGACGGACGCGCGGTTCCCGTTTGTTGATTTTTTTCTCACCTCACACTGCACCCTGTCTTGTTGCAATCCCTCACATTCGGACGACACGCCCACCCTATCCACCTCGATTCGAGGCCATTTGGCCCACCCCGCACGCGCACCATGCCCCTGTCGTGCCCCGTCCGTCGGCCCTCAGCTTGTTGGGCCCCATTCCCCAGAGCCCGTGCCATGCCACCATCACTCTCCGTGCCCTCTGACTCTCCAAACAAcatgaaacacgtgcaacataaGTATGAAACACAGATGagtacatatgtgtgaaacatatataacatccagataaaacatttgcaacttgCAATATGAAAACACTTACTGCCACATAAGACTAAAACagttgaaatatttggaacatattgttgcaacttatgtataaaacatatgtaacatccaaatCAGAACGCTTGTAACAAACGTCtggaatagatgaaacattttgaacaaacctctgaaacacttgcaacatgtctctgaaacactcacagcatatgcaacatgtgcaacatccccgatctacttttgtaacatcaatacaaaacaattgcaacatacttcCGAAATGTCTGAAACAttcgcttgcaacatgcgctttcatcgCAACATCTCCTTACTGAGGTCGCGCGTCGCGGCGACCATGACCTTTTGGTGGGGAATGGCGATGTTAACAGCACCTCGGCAACACCCTAGCAGCACCTAGGCGCGCGCaagacagggtacggcgggggaTGGAGCGCGGCGTGGCGACGGAGGGGGCGTAGCACGGGATGGGGGTGCGACACTGGTTGGGGGAGCTGCGTGGCGCGGGACGAGGTGCGCGGCTGGGAAGATGGCAGTAGCAAGCGCACGGCGCAGCAGCACGCGATAAGCGAGCACGGGAGTGGAAGATATTTTTGAGCGAGAGAGATGGGGAGACAGAGAGGAAGCAAGCCTGTTGGGCCAGTAGCTCGCGGCCCTGAAAAATGGTGTACGGACGGATAGACGCTCGTTTGTGAGCATTACCGTTCCTGTAAACATACAACTTGCGTTGACGAAGTTTAGAGGGTGAATTTGAAACTTCAAGCTTTTCCCAAGTCacatcagaatacacagaagttTGAGAGTCAGTTTGCTCTGCAACCCCTAGTACTTGTAAATTGGGCTGACCTCACCAGCACACTACTTTGGTGGGCCTTGTTAACGATTTTCTGGCCCGCACACGTTTCACATCAAACGGACAGTACACGCAAGGCATGACATCGCAGGCCCGTTTCCACTCACGAGGCCGTCTAGCTCCTTGGTAGGGAGGGATTCTGAGCTGATCTTGGACATGAGTTCCATTTACGGATCGAAGTGTAGCTCCACTGGAATTACGATCTCTCGTTTCCGGCTTGCACATGGTGACGAggagggatgaaaacggatcggatatagacggatatcatcgatattatatttattttcatatttctgttcggattcggattcgaatacggatagtgtcaactatgtcggataggatacgattggatatcgacatcataaatgtgcgatttgagtattcggatacggatacggtatcggatgttggatattcggactcggatacggacagatctcaacccctctaaacgaattcggtttcgaataccgtcagaaaatatccgtaccgttttcatccagtGATGAGACAAGATACGTAAATCAACTCACACCCTCTCGATGATATTAATCATCTGGCTAGTTTGGACACAAAGGAACGATAGGATTTTCTCGAGACAGGAAAAGAACGTGGACAGACATTTTTGTGGACCTCCAGGACTCGATTACCCTCTGCAGCAGTGCAGGGGCCAGATGCCTGATCCCCCAACTAGTTGTAAATTTCCTAGCAAATAATCACTTAAGTTTCTTTTCCCAGCTTATTAACGGTCTGTTAAGCTTGGTTATGTCGCTATGCTACTTTTGCGCATGTAAATATGTAATCCAACTCCTTAATAACATAAGCCAGACTATGTatggttcttttttttttgaaaaaaaaaaacgatGGCCTCCTATGCCTTAGCTTGGTGACATGAGTACATGACATCTCTATGGAATTAAGGCCATGCTAGTATGCATGCGTGCTTCTGATCGATGTGCTGAGTAGGCTGTCATATACGTACACACGTAAATTAGCAGCCCGGTTTCAGCAACGCGTCCTGATTGGCCCGATGCGCCATTACCATTAGGCATTAGCTAGGGCCGGCCCACTAGCTCCTCTCAGTCCAAGGGTAATGGTATGAGCTAGTTAGCAGCTCTAAATCAACTTCTCTAATAATGCTAACTT includes:
- the LOC136458717 gene encoding probable tyrosine-protein phosphatase DSP2, whose translation is MLVLEPFVYIPEETIREALKVILDVRNQPVLIHCKRGKHRTGCVVGCLRKPQKWCLSSVFDEYLHFAAAKARSTDQRFMELFDASSLMHLTASQY